In one window of Deinococcus sonorensis KR-87 DNA:
- a CDS encoding cupin domain-containing protein, giving the protein MHRRNNSDLITTPGPADLFTGQVWVDALTPDAPDIETKLLRVTFSPGARTAWHIHPHEQILVVTLGRGLLQRKGEAPQVMTPGDTLIVQAGEQHWHGAAPDSLMQHLAIQPALASHATQWLAHVADGDDHLPPPEPKERHHACDAV; this is encoded by the coding sequence ATGCACCGCCGGAACAACAGCGACCTGATCACGACTCCAGGGCCCGCCGACCTCTTCACCGGTCAGGTGTGGGTGGACGCGCTCACCCCGGACGCCCCGGACATCGAAACGAAACTCCTGCGGGTGACCTTCTCGCCCGGCGCCCGCACCGCGTGGCATATCCACCCGCATGAGCAGATCCTGGTGGTCACGCTCGGACGCGGCCTCCTGCAGCGCAAAGGCGAAGCCCCTCAGGTGATGACTCCGGGTGACACCCTCATTGTCCAGGCCGGCGAACAACACTGGCATGGCGCCGCGCCCGACAGCCTGATGCAGCACCTCGCCATCCAACCGGCGCTCGCCTCACACGCCACGCAGTGGCTCGCGCACGTCGCCGACGGTGACGATCACCTGCCCCCACCGGAACCCAAGGAGCGCCACCATGCATGCGATGCAGTATGA
- a CDS encoding DUF4865 family protein, which produces MHAMQYEFTLPADYDMQIIRHRVATNGHATDHFPGLGLKAYCVRVRGEQGSTVHQYAPFYLWVDPDGMRQFLLGEGFRRLSGSFGRPAVRRYIGLQYLPGQAAAPQPVAASRRTARIPADAELHGVLDRHLAQASARAACSQVYATAVAFDPQAWEIVHFTLWTQGVPNDDDVQYRVLHVSHPGIDQLAMAPHPPTVLHGQVDP; this is translated from the coding sequence ATGCATGCGATGCAGTATGAATTCACCTTGCCTGCCGACTACGACATGCAGATCATCCGTCACCGCGTCGCCACCAACGGACACGCCACCGACCACTTTCCAGGGCTGGGCCTGAAGGCCTACTGCGTGCGGGTTCGCGGCGAGCAGGGCTCCACCGTTCACCAGTACGCGCCGTTCTACCTCTGGGTCGATCCCGACGGGATGCGCCAGTTTCTGCTGGGCGAAGGCTTCAGGAGACTGTCGGGTTCCTTCGGCCGGCCGGCCGTGCGCCGGTACATCGGCCTTCAGTACCTGCCGGGTCAGGCGGCCGCGCCGCAGCCCGTCGCGGCCTCCCGCCGCACCGCTCGCATCCCGGCCGACGCTGAACTGCACGGCGTTCTGGACCGTCATCTCGCTCAGGCGTCGGCGCGCGCCGCCTGTTCGCAGGTGTACGCCACGGCCGTGGCCTTTGATCCACAGGCCTGGGAAATCGTCCACTTCACCCTCTGGACGCAGGGTGTGCCCAACGACGATGACGTTCAGTACCGGGTGCTGCACGTCTCACACCCCGGCATCGACCAGCTGGCCATGGCCCCTCACCCACCAACCGTCCTTCACGGCCAGGTTGACCCGTGA
- a CDS encoding tautomerase family protein, with protein sequence MPFVRLSLLQGKSPAYLRALADRVHEALVEAFEVPHDDRFQVIHQHAESEFIFDDQYLGIQRSRDQVFISVTAGRARSAAAKASFYRCLVEKLSVSLGLRPEDVMVTITMNTAEDWSFGCGVAQMLAGNTPVPGHRQEA encoded by the coding sequence ATGCCGTTTGTTCGTCTTTCGCTGCTCCAGGGCAAATCACCCGCGTACCTCAGAGCCCTTGCCGACCGTGTGCACGAGGCACTCGTCGAGGCGTTCGAGGTGCCCCACGACGACCGCTTTCAGGTCATCCACCAGCACGCGGAAAGTGAGTTTATCTTCGACGACCAGTACCTCGGCATTCAGCGCAGCCGCGACCAGGTCTTTATCAGCGTCACCGCTGGGCGCGCCCGCTCCGCCGCCGCCAAGGCGTCGTTCTACCGGTGCCTGGTTGAAAAACTCTCCGTCTCCCTGGGGCTGCGCCCCGAGGACGTGATGGTCACCATCACGATGAACACCGCGGAAGACTGGTCGTTTGGCTGCGGCGTCGCCCAGATGCTGGCCGGGAACACACCGGTGCCAGGGCACCGGCAGGAGGCCTGA